The genomic interval actgtttagatgaaatatgaattgtaaaaacttgcagcaatggcggtcaagggattctgtttgtcttgttggtcacggcaaccccgcccccgcaccTGACGCAGGCGGTTCTTAAtacagaccaatcacagccaaggggtatcagTAAAATTACGGACTAGCGGACGGATattcaggaaaatcaggaggtgcacgtagagctctccgaggggctcggagagggcgttccacatcggagagggcgttccctgtgtccgtctccgtgaaaacgcattagtataattcggccttaaggcgaacgctagcgattggttatggcagatccaaaacatttttacttcaacagagtacccgccttcaaggaagttaacgcttgtcaatggggcgagcccagactctgtacaaatgaaatgtacaagagtctggttaggaccaggctattaAAATTCCCCATACCCCACTAACTTAAATAAAACACGAATGGCAGAAATTGGAGAGAAAATGACCTTTTGTATTTTATACATATTTGCAATTTCAGACTTTACAATTCTACGCATATCACACAAAACTGCAGTAGGGCACAATATATGTCACACCACCCTCCTCAACAGTCTATCTTCGATCGGCATCACCCACACTCCGTGCACGAACCGGAAAAATGATTTACGAGCACAGCGTGTGAGTAAAGACtagcctccccccaccccgctgCTGATCATTCTCGTTTTTCCACCAAATAATATAAAAGTATCGATAAAGACTCGGATAATTAAGGAATTTCGAAAATGGTATCGATATCAATAAAAATGTATGATCCCCATCCATAGGAACTGTCTCTATTTCCTAGACACAGACTTCACTTTGTGACTGTCAAACACATTTGGGAAAAATTGCAATGCCATCTGCAAGCCAGGCTGGATCACCCAACATCAGTACCCAACACCCCTTGTGTGCATGCACCCACACATTCATGTACACAGGTGTATCTGTGTTTATTTCCATATGCACCCAATAATTTCCTTTTCTGTGTTTAGAGAATTAACACATCAATGTTCTATGGtaaagggagagtgagaagtCAGACAGTGGAGACTGTGATGGCTTTACCACCTGACATCAGTGAAGATGAGATAGACAGTCGTGATGAGTCTTTTGTATCATTAGGTCCTTATACCTATTAAgcttcactgtgtgtggaaTAACATGGATGtgttttttacatttatgcatttagcagacgcttttatccaaagcgacttccaagagagagctttacaaaagagcataggtcactgatcataacaacgagatagccccaaacattgcgagcagccaaaacatgaagcatacattgtggaaaaccaaataagtgccaaagggaagaaccataagagcatgcagttaaacaagttacaattgaacaacttgaaactccccacaagagtgcaagagtgtacctgtagaaaaaacaatcaacagtaaaaatatttcacagcgagtacaataatttgaaaccgttacaactaaccaacaagagcaacaagtctctcaatatgagtcattgtgatcctggaggaaactaacatcaggtccagccaagcattcctaagtgccgttgtactcccggaacaagtgcgtcttgagccttttcttgaaggtggggagacagtcagtgtccctgacggaggtggggagttgattccaccattggggggccagacaggagaagagcttgtgttgggaccgggtgctcttgagcggtgggaccaccagacggttgtcagaagaagaccgtaggtggcggggggggggggggtgtaaggctggaggagagacttgatgtagtcgggtgcagtcccgttcaccgctcggaaggtcagtaccagagtcttgaatctgatacgggccgtgatgggaagccagtgtagggagatgaggagcggggtaacatgggagcgtctgggtagattgaagaccagacgggccgccgcgttctgaatcctctggagagggcgggttgcgcatgctgggagaccggcgagcagcgagttgcagtagtccaactttgagaggacaagtgcttggactagcagctgggtggaatgctcagataggtatatcctgatcttccggatgttgtagagggtgaatctacacgaccgggagaccgcagccatgtgggccgtgagggagagctcgtcatccatggtcaccccgaggttcctggcagaggatgaaggggtcaccgtcgccgatcccagggtgattgagagatcgtgggagatggagggtttgatcGGGACACcatcttgcatccagggaatttGCACCTCCCTGAACACAGATACACCTGTACATGAATGTGTGGGTGCATGCACGCAAGCACATCCACTGAAAACTAACAAAGCTACAGCCCTAAACAGCTAACATTGGATGTGTTTCTTACATGATCGTGACACTACCAATAGAACATTGATGTGTTCATTCTCTAAACAGAGAAAAAGGTTTCACTCCTGAGAAAAACTGCTTTTttgacttacacacacagtgaagctgAATTGGTATAAGGACCTAATGATACAaaaataattactgtttggaatTTAATATTTAATAAAACAGATCATCTCTTTTAAAGCCACTGTGTGAATTCCTAATGTAAAAATTgaaatgaaaaaatattttgtaaagGTTTTTTCCTTTGTTGCGCATTGTTGTAGGTAACAAACCTCCACTAAAAGGATCATTGACAGCCACTGTCTTGTTTTTTCAGTACAGATGTTTCcatttatttagtttttttttaaagtactTTCATAAAATGTGATAAACACATTGAATAAAATATGAATcttcaataaaatgtattttttctaTTTACTACCGATATTGCATGTTGTTGCCCCAAAGTAACATACTCACATGTGGACCATGATAAGTTCAAAAGTCTGGCCAAAAATGTTTTCATCCATTATTTTATAAGGCATGCAGTAGGGGGTGCACGCACacttagcttgactacttaaatctgacttgaattagtaggagtgcgtgagctgaaattggcctttatggaaccgcttgaGCCCCGCTTGACTAATTAAAGTCAGTTTTGGGACTTTCAGTCCAGCTTTTTTTTGagtggcctttatggaacaggcctctgcatTGAAGCCAGAGACATTTGACAAATGTGTTTTCCTGGCTAATAACCTGGAGTATCTGCTGCTATAAGCAATGAGACTAACTGAGTAAAGCGGCACAAACGGGATTGTTGACAGTTTTAGTTTTTGCACTAAGAGTTGCAATGTTGTACTTTAATTTTTTGTGGACACTAAACAAGCCTAATACTGTTTTTTGTGTATTTTGAGTTTCATTGAGTTTCATTTCATCAAATTGGTTGGTGGAAAGAAGCCTGCTGTTATTGAAAGCCTCCTGTACTCACTTTGTGCAGCTTGATTTGTGCAACTTGAAAATTGTTAATTTTTTCCATTATTACAGGattattattgtatttttttaaataactgaCATGCAGTTGCCATACTTCTACGTGCTTTACCCCTTCAGATGCATTTATATATAGATTTTAAGATGAACTAATATCCTGTGATATATATCATTACCATCAGTGCTTCAGATCAGACCATGATGTACATTTTAGGTCAGACCGACCAGCCCTAGTTGGAGTCCACATCAACGAGGATCTCTCCTGGACATCAAATACCCAATCCCTTGTTAAGAAGCCCCAAAAATGCCTGTATTTCCTGTTTGTCTAACAGCTACTGCTGTACAAAGCATCCTGACCAGCTGCATCTCACCAGAAAGTCAAGGTGTCCCAGCATATCACCGGTACCCAGCTCCCAgccataaaatacatttatcaTAAACATTGCAGGGTTTTTCCTCGCTCAAAATGAGCATGTGCACACATGCTCAAGCAAACACTTTTTTGCAATTATTAATAATTATGATTAAAGAAAATGACGATAATCACGTTAAAGCATTttttaataaaatataaataaacttTTGTTTACACGTTTCATAACCTGCTAAATGTGTAGAACATTTCAGCCTCCTATTTTATGTTTTATAAAACTTCTTCATGAACTGCTTGTAGTCCAAGGCCTCCTGGTCTGATCCATCGATTGCCACCTTGCAACAATGTCTATAACAAGTGTCTGTTGCGCACgtgtttaaacttttttttttctttttcacattTATACCTTAAACTGTATTATTatgatacatactgtacattaatTGTGATAGTATTCTCAATCAATTATTACAATCCTGAAAAAAAAAGACGCCCTTTTCTTCTTCGGGCAGTTTTGGCAGCGCTTTTCCTGGTGCACTGATTATTACGATACAGCGCCACCACATCGGCGTAATGCCGCAATTGCAGTTATAAACAACAGAATTCCACCAATAGCAACGCTTATTAGAAAATTGTGTTTTCCATGAAGACACCAATCAGAGTTCTGAGCACAGACTTTGATGGAGGCGGCCGCCACTTaattctctatgcaggaaaaaccctgcattGCCTGCGCAGAGGTCTCAGCATTAGTAAAGATCCCACACACCCCAACCAGCCTGTTGTCGCCTCTGGAAAGCGCTTATGGAGCTTCCGACTcaaacattcatttttctcaggcTGTTACCCAACTAAACATGACCATCCACTGAACTCTATctctcaacaccccccccacccctttatTTCGCACTATTGGAATATGTTTACAATATTTTTACCAGTGTATAAAAGGATATATAGGATTTACATTATTTTGGCATGTCACTGTCCCCCCCACCATGCACTGTTTTTGGTGAAGCTGCAGCTCTCCTTGATACCTGCACATGACAAATTGAATAAGCTTAGTGTCTAAAATGTGATTTTACAGACCTAAATGATTCCATATCAAACAAATAATGCAATTGATCATCAATTCTTGAACAGAAGGTAAAGAAGATAAATACATGTATCCATTGAAGAATAATACATTAAAAAATCTGTAATATTATTATAACCTTTACATTAGCATCTGGGATATAGGGTTAAATACTAAGCTACCAACACCATACAATCTTTGTTATACATTCTGTTTTTACCACAGCAATTGGCATGTAAAAAAGTTGAGTATGTGCCTCTTGACTACATTTTTTGTGTTATGTTTAGGTCCAAACAGACGCATTACAAGTTGCCAATGACAAGTTTGTCTTCAACCTGCCGGATTATGAGAATGTAAACCATGTGGTGGTCTTCATGCTTGGAACAGTGCCTTTTCCAGTAGGCATGGGTGGTGCTGTCTACTTTTCCTTCCCTGACCAAGTTGGTGGTCAAGTTTGGCAACTTCTAGGTTTTATTACTAATGATAAACCTAGTGCCATCTTTAAAATAGCTAGCTTAAAAGCAGGCAAGTATTAATTAGCATGCTATTAATATTTAAAATCAATCATACATTTTTCTGATGAATTGGCATGTAGCTGAAATGTGGTTCTACTTTTGTTTGTCAGGTGAGGGTGGTGAACATCCTTTTGGAATGATGGCAGCACCTCAAGCAGCCTCAGTGGCACAAGTAGGTGTGTCTATTGAGCCTCTGGATCAGCTTAGTCAGCAGACGCCAGTTTCAAGTGCTACTGTTTCATCTGTCGACTCATTTACACAGGTTAGGAAATATTCCCATGGATGCAGCAACTGCTCTACAGTGTGtggaaaataaatgaatataagCTTTGCATCAATCCTATTAATGCATGCCATAGGCCTACAAAGCCTATCGTTTTTAGTGTGCACATTTCCATCAGAGCTTGACCTGATTACGTTTTTTTTGTTGATACTCAAAGTGGAATATTTTTGACATCACCAATAAATCTGTCAATATATTAGTCTGCAAAATATTCCACTTTGTGTATCAACAAAAAAACCTTAATCAGTCAAGCTCTGATGGAAATGTGCGCACTAAAAACGATAGCCTTTGTAGGAATAATCAGGAGTTTTCCTTTATATTCAATTTATTATGCATTGCAAATTAACAGCTGTATAAGAGATGAGCACAATCCTTATTTTTGAACATAAAGCTAAAAAACGTAAACCTTTTTTATGTACAACCACCATAGTTCATTGTACAATGCCCCATCTATTTTAATATTTGAATTTAATATTTGCAAAAGGAGACAAGGGAAGAAAATGGTATGCATACACTGCATAACCTTAACCCTCCTTAATGGTTTTAAGATTACAAGTATACCCTAACCCCCTAGTTGTCTATAAACACCAACAGAATGCCAGATATCTTTAGCCTGGTCCCAACCAGACTctcatacatttcatttgtacagagggtctgggatcgctccattgacaagcgttaacttccttgaaggcgggtactctgttgaagtttaaaactattg from Osmerus eperlanus chromosome 21, fOsmEpe2.1, whole genome shotgun sequence carries:
- the hikeshi gene encoding protein Hikeshi isoform X3 — protein: MFGCVVAGRLVQTDALQVANDKFVFNLPDYENVNHVVVFMLGTVPFPVGMGGAVYFSFPDQVGGQVWQLLGFITNDKPSAIFKIASLKAGEGGEHPFGMMAAPQAASVAQFTQKMLDNLYNFTLSFAVTQSQMTSNPSEVFIPASSILKWYENFQRRMAHNPHFWKM
- the hikeshi gene encoding protein Hikeshi isoform X4 — translated: MFGCVVAGRLVQTDALQVANDKFVFNLPDYENVNHVVVFMLGTVPFPVGMGGAVYFSFPDQVGGQVWQLLGFITNDKPSAIFKIASLKAGEGGEHPFGMMAAPQAASVAQVGVSIEPLDQLSQQTPVSSATVSSVDSFTQV
- the hikeshi gene encoding protein Hikeshi isoform X1 — encoded protein: MFGCVVAGRLVQTDALQVANDKFVFNLPDYENVNHVVVFMLGTVPFPVGMGGAVYFSFPDQVGGQVWQLLGFITNDKPSAIFKIASLKAGEGGEHPFGMMAAPQAASVAQVGVSIEPLDQLSQQTPVSSATVSSVDSFTQFTQKMLDNLYNFTLSFAVTQSQMTSNPSEVFIPASSILKWYENFQRRMAHNPHFWKM
- the hikeshi gene encoding protein Hikeshi isoform X2, whose product is MFGCVVAGRLVQTDALQVANDKFVFNLPDYENVNHVVVFMLGTVPFPVGMGGAVYFSFPDQVGGQVWQLLGFITNDKPSAIFKIASLKAGEGGEHPFGMMAAPQAASVAQVGVSIEPLDQLSQQTPVSSATVSSVDSFTQFTQKMLDNLYNFTLSFAVTQSQMTSNPSEVFIPASSILKW